Part of the Bacillota bacterium genome, GATATGATTCTTCTTGCCGTTGACGGCTCTGCAGAGACCTGCCTGGAACAGGTTGAACATTCTCTGAATCTTCTTCATCAAAAAAAGGCAGGGTCTCCGGAGAAACCCTGCCTCCTCCTCGTCACGAAAACCGACCTCGAGGCCGCCCGGGAAAATCTGGAGCTAATCGGGGAATATGTCCAGGACCATCTGCCTCTTCTCCCCGTATCTGTTTTCGAAGCCGGGAGGCTGGAAGAACTGCGGCGGCGGATCTTTGAAGCCCTGAACATCATCAGGATCTACAGCAAGGTACCGGGAAGGCCGCCTGATCTGGAAGCACCCTTTGTCCTAAAAAAGGGAAGCACCGTGCTGGATTTTGCCCGGGCGATCCACCGGGACTTTCCCCAGCGCCTCAAGTCTGCCCGGGTCTGGGGCTCAGCCAGGTTCCCGGGCCAATCCGTGCTCCGGGACTACGTGCTCCAGGACAAAGACATAGTGGAACTCCACGTCTGAGCTACCGCAGAGCCGAAACCAGCAGCAG contains:
- a CDS encoding TGS domain-containing protein; protein product: MPANLTPQYLQAEQRYKTAKTVEDKIAALEEMLAVIPKHKGTEKIQADIKRRLSKLRTEGAQKSKMARYDPYRIPKEGAGQAVLVGFPNTGKSSLVGALTKAKVCVADYPFSTTVPVAGMMPFEDVSVQLVDTPPITGDEAAPGLVNLLRQADMILLAVDGSAETCLEQVEHSLNLLHQKKAGSPEKPCLLLVTKTDLEAARENLELIGEYVQDHLPLLPVSVFEAGRLEELRRRIFEALNIIRIYSKVPGRPPDLEAPFVLKKGSTVLDFARAIHRDFPQRLKSARVWGSARFPGQSVLRDYVLQDKDIVELHV